In the genome of Rhodamnia argentea isolate NSW1041297 chromosome 3, ASM2092103v1, whole genome shotgun sequence, one region contains:
- the LOC125314050 gene encoding F-box protein At5g03100-like, whose protein sequence is MAETSVHGAIHRECSAPPPSRRDLISGLPDTMIHNIFSFLPIHDVVKTCVLSKRWRPTWTTATDLVFVGYDVYFEPPPDSPLFFPSIVDSVLSQFSSPTVKKFHLTHFMYDEADRPKIDLWLRFAVRRSVEDLRLRLSEWSRFFYVLPEFLYCFSRLVRLDVGKCCFSLDMTIRWPCLKVLSIEDAQLSDDFLGRIFRGCPVLESLVLSRCEGVNNIIIDSLCLKKLVLVSLGFGSYVKKLCAPHLLSLRVIGGNHAGFRLDNVSSLVEADLDFSVESRDPNSKGCHLLRHLLEKLRGVPTITTGGWCLQVLSLLEMDGVPSPLSKCQNLILHAPVNQWDLPGIAYMLRSSQCLEKLVIYLTCFPMFELHRESEERFNFDEEDFLCSRKGNFECLVKHLKRVEIVGFEAYVGESKHLFALIKFLLGDALVLEKLIIKAKLPPTPDGQKQLQVIQNVLSYQRASKNAEIVLDYHFK, encoded by the exons ATGGCGGAGACCTCCGTGCACGGCGCCATCCACCGCGAGTGCTCCGCTCCTCCTCCGAGCCGTAGGGATCTTATCAGCGGCTTGCCCGACACCATGATCCACAACATCTTCTCTTTTCTGCCCATCCACGACGTCGTCAAGACCTGCGTCCTCTCCAAGCGCTGGCGGCCCACTTGGACCACCGCCACCGACCTTGTCTTCGTTGGATACGATGTATACTTTGAACCCCCGCCTGACAGTCCCTTGTTCTTCCCGTCCATTGTCGACAGCGTCCTGAGTCAGTTCTCCTCCCCCACGGTGAAGAAATTCCACCTCACCCACTTCATGTACGACGAGGCCGACCGCCCCAAGATCGACCTATGGCTCCGGTTCGCGGTGCGGCGCTCCGTGGAGGATCTCCGCTTGCGGCTGTCTGAATGGTCGCGGTTTTTTTATGTACTGCCGGAGTTCTTGTATTGCTTCAGCCGGTTGGTGCGCCTGGACGTCGGTAAGTGCTGTTTCTCGTTGGATATGACTATTAGGTGGCCTTGTCTTAAGGTCTTGTCGATCGAAGATGCCCAGTTGAGTGATGATTTCCTCGGGCGAATCTTCAGGGGATGTCCTGTTTTGGAGTCCCTTGTGTTGTCCAGATGCGAGGGCGTGAACAACATTATAATTGATTCATTATGTTTGAAAAAGTTGGTGCTCGTCAGCCTCGGCTTTGGTTCTTACGTGAAGAAACTTTGCGCCCCGCATTTGCTTTCCTTGCGCGTAATAGGAGGGAATCATGCTGGGTTCAGGCTTGACAACGTGTCTTCTTTGGTGGAAGCCGATTTAGATTTTTCCGTTGAAAGTCGGGATCCTAATTCCAAGGGCTGCCACTTGTTGAGGCATCTTCTTGAGAAGCTGCGCGGAGTTCCTACCATCACCACTGGCGGATGGTGTTTGCAG GTTCTGTCCCTCTTGGAGATGGATGGAGTGCCGtctccattgtcaaaatgtcaGAATCTGATACTACATGCACCAGTTAATCAATGGGACCTTCCCGGGATAGCATACATGCTACGAAGTTCACAGTGCctggaaaaattagtcatataCCTGACTTGCTTCCCAATG TTTGAGCTTCATCGAGAATCTGAAGAACGTTTCAACTTCGAcgaagaagattttttgtgctcacggaaggggaactttgaatgtttggtgAAACATCTCAAAAGAGTTGAGATTGTGGGCTTTGAAGCTTATGTTGGTGAGTCGAAACATCTGTTCGCCCTAATTAAGTTCCTTCTTGGGGATGCACTTGTGCTGGAGAAGTTGATTATCAAGGCTAAATTGCCGCCCACACCGGATGGGCAAAAACAACTGCAAGTGATCCAAAATGTGCTCAGCTATCAAAGAGCTTCCAAAAATGCTGAAATTGTCTTGGATTATCATTTCAAATAG
- the LOC125314051 gene encoding glycine-rich protein DOT1-like, with the protein MIHQRRTGGRRPPGSHLGSWGRPLACGGGGGGVARGEAAGGGVAVGGPGAVVEVPGSSRGVVAEVADGCGPGDGEGGGDGLAVEVGAGEEAPGGVLVATPPVVVGAASVGPRELQLETTPTGEE; encoded by the coding sequence ATGATTCACCAGCGACGCACCGGAGGACGGCGGCCCCCCGGTTCTCATCTCGGCTCATGGGGGCGGCCGCTCGCTTGCGGCGGGGGAGGGGGCGGCGTGGCGAGAGGAGAAGCCGCGGGAGGGGGCGTCGCCGTCGGCGGGCCGGGAGCCGTCGTCGAAGTTCCGGGGAGTAGCCGAGGGGTCGTAGCGGAAGTTGCCGATGGGTGCGGGCCTGGGGACGGAGAGGGTGGTGGCGATGGACTTGCGGTCGAGGTTGGGGCGGGTGAGGAGGCTCCTGGCGGAGTTCTTGTTGCTACTCCTCCGGTGGTGGTCGGCGCCGCTTCTGTTGGGCCACGGGAGCTTCAGCTTGAGACGACCCCAACAGGAGAAGAGTGA
- the LOC115733921 gene encoding probable disease resistance protein RPP1 — protein sequence MDAITNSKVLIPIFSESYGTSSWCLDELVQILERKNNNGQIVLPIFYKVKPSDVGHQRGSFGDAFLKREKRLLKRGFDPTTLENWKKALLEVSTLSGYEADG from the exons ATGGACGCCATCACGAACAGCAAGGTCCTGATCCCCATTTTCTCCGAGAGTTATGGTACAAGTAGCTGGTGCCTGGATGAACTGGTTCAGATATTGGAGCGCAAGAATAACAACGGGCAGATAGTCTTGCCTATATTCTACAAAGTGAAACCATCTGACGTAGGACATCAGAGGGGAAGTTTTGGAGATGCATTTCTTAAGCGTGAGAAGCGTTTGCTTAAGAGGGGTTTCGATCCAACGACTTTGGAGAATTGGAAGAAAGCACTCCTTGAA gTCAGCACCTTGAGTGGATACGAAGCTGATGGGTAA